A genomic stretch from Papio anubis isolate 15944 chromosome 18, Panubis1.0, whole genome shotgun sequence includes:
- the SRL gene encoding sarcalumenin has product MRALVLLGCLLASLLLSGQAELQVSASGGTEDVGNLLENHFSAGDASLEEKERALYADTAPQDKKLLLHCPDGREAESPEKTPVSAPGPGSDPEASLSNALATESPPPGEKDNRDSAGPGEKKNGPPVASALPPGGAEGPVEEEWPEPSSGEGIAEEETGLGLPTEGAASGEAGEQAGGHELPEEVQEVPGDSPVQEAVAGTAEPETEGASPRSEGDGFHSLNTEAEGSPGPGREPAVPEGAPDVATIVRESELDIDTEASEGTEDQGEPGPAAEASAEPGGAQSAKAGDTEENQAPEMTEEDADEASSEEESGDGGESEEEGGVPSEEESEEDSGDGASSEEAEGTSEEATQTQEAEEPQEAREPQEGRDLQEAEEPQEGGAPQESGEPQEAGEPQEGGEPQEGGELQEATETTSHRDRGAQPGSEELNTESVGSETLDMKAEEPEEGHQGRESPIVAVQEETEDANEEAPLRDRSHIEKTLMLNEDKPSDDYSAVLQRLRKIYHSSIKPLEQSYKYNELRQHEITDGEITSKPMVLFLGPWSVGKSTMINYLLGLENTRYQLYTGAEPTTSEFTVLMHGPKLKTIEGIVMAADSARSFSPLEKFGQNFLEKLIGIEVPHKLLERVTFVDTPGIIENRKQQERGYPFNDVCQWFIDRADLIFVVFDPTKLDVGLELEMLFRQLKGRESQIRIILNKADNLATQMLMRVYGALFWSLAPLINVTEPPRVYVSSFWPQEYKPDTHQELFLQEEISLLEDLNQVIENRLENKIAFIRQHAIRVRIHALLVDRYLQTYKDKMTFFSDGELVFKDIVEDPDKFYIFKTILAKTNVSKFDLPNREAYKDFFGINPISSFKLLSQQCSYMGGCFLEKIERAITQELPGLLGSLGLGKNPGALNCDKTGCSETPKNRYRKH; this is encoded by the exons AGATGGCAGGGAGGCCGAGAGCCCCGAGAAGACCCCCGTGTCTGCCCCCGGCCCGGGCTCCGATCCTGAAGCCAGCCTTTCCAATGCCTTAGCCACAGAGTCACCTCCACCTGGGGAAAAGGACAACAGGGATTCTGCGGGGCCTGGGGAGAAAAAGAATGGCCCACCAGTGGCAAGCGCCCTCCCTCCAGGAGGGGCCGAGGGGCCTGTGGAAGAGGAGTGGCCGGAGCCCAGTTCTGGAGAGGGAATAGCAGAGGAGGAGACTGGGCTTGGGCTCCCCACGGAGGGAGCTGCCAGtggagaggcaggagaacaggCTGGGGGCCATGAACTCCCTGAGGAAGTCCAGGAGGTCCCAGGGGACAGCCCGGTGCAGGAAGCAGTGGCAGGGACAGCAGAGCCGGAGACAGAGGGGGCCTCTCCTCGCTCAGAGGGTGATGGGTTCCACTCACTGAACACAGAGGCCGAGggcagccctgggcctggccgGGAGCCTGCAGTGCCAGAGGGAGCCCCTGATGTCGCGACTATTGTGCGAGAGTCGGAGCTGGATATTGACACAGAAGCCAGTGAGGGCACCGAGGACCAGGGGGAGCCCGGCCCAGCTGCAGAGGCCAGTGCAGAGCCTGGGGGCGCCCAGAGCGCCAAGGCAGGGGACACTGAGGAGAACCAGGCCCCAGAGATGACTGAGGAGGACGCAGATGAGGCCTCCTCTGAAGAGGAAAGTGGCGATGGAGGTGAAAGCGAGGAAGAAGGAGGAGTTCCCTCCGAAGAGGAGTCTGAAGAGGACAGCGGCGATGGGGCTAGCTCAGAAGAAGCAGAGGGCACCTCTGAGGAGGCCACGCAgacccaggaggccgaggagcCCCAGGAAGCCAGGGAACCCCAGGAAGGCAGGGATCTCCAGGAAGCCGAGGAGCCCCAGGAAGGTGGAGCACCACAGGAAAGTGGGGAGCCCCAGGAAGCTGGGGAGCCCCAGGAAGGTGGGGAGCCCCAGGAAGGCGGGGAGCTTCAGGAAGCCACAGAAACCacaagccacagggacagagggGCCCAGCCTGGCTCAGAGGAATTGAATACGGAGTCCGTGGGCAGTGAGACCCTGGACATGAAGGCAGAGGAGCCTGAGGAGGGACATCAGGGGAGGGAGAGTCCCATCGTTGCTGTCCAGG AAGAGACGGAGGATGCAAATGAAGAAGCCCCACTGAGGGACCGCTCCCACATCGAGAAGACCCTCATGCTGAATGAGGACAAGCCATCTGATGACTACTCTG CGGTGCTTCAGCGGCTTCGGAAGATCTACCACTCATCCATCAAGCCCCTGGAGCAGTCCTACAAGTACAATGAGCTCCGGCAGCATGAGATCACAG ACGGAGAGATTACCTCCAAGCCCATGGTGCTGTTCCTGGGACCGTGGAGTGTTGGTAAATCTACCATGATAAACTACCTCCTTGGACTGGAAAATACTCGCTATCAGCTCTATACAG GCGCCGAACCCACCACCTCTGAGTTCACGGTCCTCATGCACGGGCCCAAGCTGAAAACCATCGAGGGCATCGTCATGGCTGCTGACAGCGCCCGCTCCTTCTCACCCCTTGAGAAGTTTGGCCAGAATTTCCTAGAGAAGCTGATTGGCATTGAGGTTCCCCACAAACTTCTGGAGAGGGTCACTTTTGTGGACACACCAGGCATCATCGAGAACCGCAAGCAGCAAGAAAGAG GGTATCCCTTCAACGACGTGTGCCAGTGGTTCATCGACAGAGCTGACCTCATCTTTGTCGTCTTTGACCCAACCAAGCTGGATGTGGGTCTGGAGCTGGAGATGCTCTTCCGCCAGTTGAAGGGGCGTGAGTCCCAGATAAGGATCATCCTGAACAAGGCTGACAATCTGGCCACCCAAATGCTCATGCGGGTTTACGGGGCCCTCTTCTGGAGCCTGGCCCCTCTCATCAATGTCACAGAGCCCCCAAGGGTTTACGTCAGCTCCTTCTGGCCACAAGAGTATAAGCCAGACACCCATCAGGAACTGTTCCTCCAAGAAGAGATCTCCCTCCTGGAAGACCTGAATCAGGTGATCGAGAACAGATTGGAGAACAAGATTGCCTTCATCCGCCAGCACGCCATCCGGGTCCGCATCCACGCCCTCCTGGTTGACCGCTACCTGCAGACTTACAAGGACAAAATGACCTTCTTCAGTGATGGAGAACTGGTCTTTAAGGACATTGTGGAAGATCCTGATAAATTCTACAtcttcaagaccatcctggcaaagaCCAATGTCAGCAAATTTGACCTTCCCAACCGTGAGGCCTATAAGGACTTCTTTGGCATCAATCCCATTTCCAGTTTCAAACTGCTCTCCCAGCAGTGCTCCTACATGGGAGGTTGCTTTCTGGAGAAGATTGAGCGGGCCATCACTCAGGAGCTTCCGGGCCTCCTGGGTAGCCTCGGGCTAGGGAAGAATCCAGGTGCTCTCAACTGTGACAAAACAGGGTGTAGCGAAACCCCAAAAAATCGCTACAGGAAGCACTAG